CAGACCGTGGTGCATCGACATGATGCCGTCGAACAAGCCCTGAGCGGGGTTGTCGCCAGCGCTTTCTTTCATTTTCGCGATGACATTCAGGTCCATGCCGCCGGCAAAATCTTTTTTACCCGAGGTGATGATTACGCCTTTCACGGCGTCGTCTGCCAAAGCGGTGTCGACATGGGCGTCCAGCTCTTGCATGCCCTCCATCGACAGAACGTTCATCGACTTGCCGGGCACGTCCCAGCAAATTGTGGCGACGCCATCGGCGTCAACGGAATAGTTGAAATCAGCCATTGTTACGTCTTCCTCTTACACGCGTTCCAGAATGGTGGCAGCACCCATGCCCGAGCCGATGCAGAGCGTGGCCAGACCGGTTTCTTTATCCGTGCGCTCCATTTCGTCCAGCAGAGCGCTGAGGATCATGGCGCCAGTGCCGCCCAGCGGGTGGCCCATGGCAATCGCGCCGCCGTTGACGTTCACCTTGTTGGTGTCGGCGTCAAAGGCTTGGATGAAGCGCAGCACGACAGATGCGAAGGCTTCGTTGACTTCGAACAGGTCGATGTCGCTGATGCTCATCCCGGCGGCTTGCAGCACACGTTCGGTTGCAGGAACCGGACCGGTCAGCATGATGGTCGGATCGGTGCCCACTTTCGAGGTCGCCTTGATGCGCGCACGCGGCTTGATGCCGTGACGCTCGCCGAACTCTTTGTTGCCAATCAGGATGGCCGCAGAACCATCTGCGATGCCGGACGAGTTACCAGCGTGGTGCACGTGGTTGATGCGCTCAAGATGCGGGTATTTCAGCAGAGCCACTGCATCGAAACCGGGCATGGCTTCGCCCATCACCTTGAAGGACGGGTTCAGGCCGCCCAGTGTCTGCATGGTGGTTTCGCGGATCATCTCGTCTTCGGCCATGACGGTCAGGCCGTTTTGATCGGTCACAGGGATGATCGACTTGAAACGACCGTCGGCACGGGCCGCAGCAGCGCGTTTCTGGCTTTCGACGGCATAGGCGTCGCAGTCATCGCGGCTGAAACCATACTCGGTCGCAATGATGTCGGCCGAGATGCCTTGCGGCACGAAATAGGCTTTCATGGCCAGATGCGGGTCTGCGGCAATCGCGCCGCCATCCATGCCCATCGGCACGCGGCTCATGCTTTCCACACCACCAGCGATGTAAGCGTCACCAGCACCACCGCGCACTTGGTTGGCGGCCATGTTCACAGCTTCCAGACCCGAGGCGCAGAACCGGTTGATGGACACACCCGGAATGCGTTCGTCCAGATCGGAATACAGCACAGCCGAGCGCGCAAGGCAGGCCCCTTGTTCGCCCACTTGGGTCACGTTGCCCCAGATCACGTCTTCGACGGCGTGACCGTCCAGATTGTTGCGGGTTTTCAGCGCGTTCAGCGCGACAGCGGATAGGCGCACCGAGGTCATCTCGTGCAGGGTGCCGTCTTTTTTGCCTTTGCCACGCGGGGTGCGCACGGCGTCATAGATATAGGCGTCGTTCATCGTTGATCCTTTCGAAATCATGCGCGGTCGGCGGGCGATCCGGGCATCAGGTCATAGGGGTGTTTCCAGCCAGGCGTCTCGGAAATGCGAGTTAGCCAAGCGTCAATTGCGGGCCATTCGGCGCGGTCGAAGCCGAAGGGTTCAGGGTAGAAAAGGTAACCACAGCACGAGATGTCAGCGATGGTAAGCTGATCACCGACCAGCCAGTCGCGGGTCGAAAGCTCGGCTTCCAGCGTTTTGTAAGCGCCCTTCAGGCGGCCTTGGTTGAAGGCGATCACCTCGGCTGGGCGTTTGTCTTCGGGCAGGAAATTCATCAGGAAACGGGTCACGCCAGCCATCGAGGACATTTTGTGGTTGTCCCAAAACTGCCAGCGCAAGATCTCGCGGCGTTCGGCCGCGCTGCGCCCGCCCAACTTGCCGGATTTCGACGAGATGTAATCCTGCATGACGCCGGATTGCGTCATGGTGATGTCACCATCCACCATGACCGGGACTTCTCCCATCGGGTTGAGGGCACGGAATTCTGGGCTGCGGGTTTCGCCACCGAAGAAATCAACAAAGACCGGTTCCCATTCCAGCCCGGACAGTTCCAGTGCCAAGGCGGCCTTATAGGCGTTTCCACTTTCTCCGAAGCAGTAAAGTTTGATGGTCATGGCGGCCTCCCCGGCGCTTTGTTGTTTTGACCTGTGCGCCCGTGGCTAAGATAGCTTGGGGCGCACAGAATTGTATCAGCGGGTCGAGGTCAGAACCGGTCTGCCTCCAGCGCCATTACCGTGTCCGCGCCGCTTTCGATGCGTGCAAGATGCATCGACGTGGCGGGCAGGCGGCGTGCCATATAGTAGCGCGCGGTGGTCAGTTTGGTCTCATAGAACGTCGCGTCGCCTTCTCCGGTTGCCAGTGCGTCCAGTGCCGCACGGGCCTGACGGGCCCACATGAAGCCAAGGCAGACATGACCAAAGAGGTGCATGAAGTCATACGATCCGGACAGTGCGTTGTTGGGATTCTTCGCGGCAGATTGCATGAAATACATCGCCGACGCCTGCAGGTGCTTAGACGCGGTTTTCAGCGGTTCGATGAAATCGGTCATCGCCTCGTCTTCGCTCTGGTCCTTGCAGTAGTCCTTGATCATCTCGAAGAACGCCATAATCGGCTTACCACCATCGGCAGCCAGTTTACGGCCCACAAGGTCCAGCGCCTGAACGCCGTTGGCACCTTCATAGATTTGGGTGATGCGGGCATCGCGGGTGAACTGGCTCATGCCGTGTTCTTCGATATAGCCGTGGCCGCCATAAACCTGCTGTGCCAGCACAGTCATGTCGTAACCCTGATCGGTTAGGAAACCTTTCAGAACCGGGGTCATCAGGCTGATCAGCCCATCGGCGTCCTTGTCCTCGGAACGATGCGCTTGGTCGATCAGCTGTGCGCCCCACAGAAGGAACGCCCGCGCGCCTTCACAGAAGCTTTTCTGATCCATCAGCGAGCGGCGAATGTCCGGGTGCACGATCAGCGGATCGGCAGGGCCGTCGGGGTTCTTGGTGCCCGTCACGTCGCGCCCCTGCAGGCGGTCCTTGGCATAGATCACGGCGTTCTGATACGCGGCTTCCGCCTGTGCCAGACCTTGCATGGCTACGCCCAGACGCGCTTCGTTCATCATTGTGAACATGGCGCGCATGCCCTTGTGCATGTCACCCAGCAAGAAGCCCGTCGCCTCGTCATAGTTCATGACACAGGTCGAGTTTCCGTGGATGCCCATCTTCTTCTCGATATTGCCAACCGATACGCCGTTGCGCGACCCGACCGAGCCGTCGTCGTTCACGTTGAACTTCGGTACGATGAACAGAGACACGCCCTTGATGCCCTCGGGGCCGCCAGGGATCTTCGCCAACACAAGGTGAATGACGTTGTCCGACATGTCGTGGTCACCAGCCGAGATAAAGATCTTCTGGCCCGAAACTTTGTACGAGCCATCGTCCTGCGGTTCGGCTTTGGTGCGCATGAGACCCAGATCGGTGCCGCAATGCGGTTCCGTCAGGTTCATGGTGCCGGTCCATTCGCAGCTGACCATCTTGGGCAGATAGGTCGCCTTCTGTTCGTCCGTGCCATGCGCCAAAATAGCCGAGGCCGCCCCGTGGGTCAGACCCTGATACATGGTGAAGGCTTGGTTCGCGGCGGAAAACATTTCACCCACTGCAGTACCCAGCAGAACCGGCATGTTCTGGCCGCCGAATTCTTCAGGCATATCCAGACCAGTCCAGCCGCCTTCTTTCATCTGCTCGAATGCGCCTTTGAAGCCGGTGGGCGTGTAGACGACGCCGTTCTCAAGCCGACAGCCTTCCTGATCGCCCACGACATTCAGCGGGGTCAGTACCTCGCTTGCGACCTTGCCAGCTTCTTCCAGCACAGCGCTGGTAAAGTCACGTTCAAGGTCGGCATAACCGGGAATGTCCGATTGATCGGCCTTCAGCACATCGTGCAGTAGGAAGGCCATGTCTTGCGTGGGCGCGATATAGCTTGGCATGTCGAGCGTCCTTTGTCTGGTTTAACTGTCTTCGTCGAAAGAGGCGATTGTCTTTTCCGCCCATCCAATTTGTTCAGTCAGATCAGAGATTGCGTCGTCCAGTTCGTCACGCTTCTGCTTAAGGCCCTCAAGGTGCCGTCGAGCGGCTTCTGTACTGCGAACCAGCTGCGTTTGCTGCTGATCGCCCATGTCGTACATATCCAAAAGCTGGCGGATCTCCTCCAGAGCAAAGCCAAAGCGCTTGCCGCGCAGGATCAATTTCAGGCGCGCGCGGTCACGTTTGGTGAACAGGCGCTTCTGGCCTTCCCGGATCGGGGAAAGCAGCTCCTTGGCTTCGTAAAAGCGTAGCGTTCGTGCGGTGACGTCGAACGCATCGCACATCTGGCGGATGGTCATAAGGTCGTCGGTCATTTGATACTCCATTCCTTTCCGACGCTGGTCGATGATCTAACCAGGTCTATCTACTATATAAGTTGACGTTTACGTAAATGTAACGTGACGTCGCGTCTTTTCTTGTCGTTGCGTAAGGCCTGATTTTAAACGAGATACGCAAAGGGCTGATTTTCAATCGAAAATCAGTTTCCCTAGGGGCATGTGTTTTTTTGGGTTTTTGCGCCGGGCATTACCCTAGAGGAAGATATGGCCCTGTTCGCCGAGGCGAATCTCTTTTCTGGCAGAGATCAGCCGAGCCCGTCAGCCACGTCATCACGCAGTTTCTGAAGGTCCGTGATGCTTTCGGTCAGCTCTTCGTACTGAGACCGCAGGGCAGAAAGCTGTCGATCCGCCAGCTCGATCCAAGCGCGGTTTTGCGCTTCGGTGCCTTTCTCATCATAGATCAACAACCATTGGCGCAGCTCTTCCAGCGAAAACCCAAAGCGACGGCCACGTAGAATCAAGGTCATCCGGGCAACTTCGCGCGGAGTATAGAATCGCGACCGGCCTTCCTTTTCGGGGGTCAGCAGCTCGATATACTCGTAATAGCGCAAGGTTCGTGGGGTGACATCGAACTTCGCGCACATTTCTTTGAATGTCAGGCGTTCGTCAGACATCGCGTTTCCCTTTGTTGATCCTTGGTCAACCGTAAAGGACTGCGCGGGATGGTGCAATTCAGTAGAAGCACTCGGTTGACGGGCAAATTCACGATTGTCGGGCGGGGCGAAA
The Aliiroseovarius pelagivivens DNA segment above includes these coding regions:
- a CDS encoding MerR family transcriptional regulator, with the translated sequence MTDDLMTIRQMCDAFDVTARTLRFYEAKELLSPIREGQKRLFTKRDRARLKLILRGKRFGFALEEIRQLLDMYDMGDQQQTQLVRSTEAARRHLEGLKQKRDELDDAISDLTEQIGWAEKTIASFDEDS
- a CDS encoding MerR family transcriptional regulator yields the protein MSDERLTFKEMCAKFDVTPRTLRYYEYIELLTPEKEGRSRFYTPREVARMTLILRGRRFGFSLEELRQWLLIYDEKGTEAQNRAWIELADRQLSALRSQYEELTESITDLQKLRDDVADGLG
- a CDS encoding acetyl-CoA C-acetyltransferase, whose amino-acid sequence is MNDAYIYDAVRTPRGKGKKDGTLHEMTSVRLSAVALNALKTRNNLDGHAVEDVIWGNVTQVGEQGACLARSAVLYSDLDERIPGVSINRFCASGLEAVNMAANQVRGGAGDAYIAGGVESMSRVPMGMDGGAIAADPHLAMKAYFVPQGISADIIATEYGFSRDDCDAYAVESQKRAAAARADGRFKSIIPVTDQNGLTVMAEDEMIRETTMQTLGGLNPSFKVMGEAMPGFDAVALLKYPHLERINHVHHAGNSSGIADGSAAILIGNKEFGERHGIKPRARIKATSKVGTDPTIMLTGPVPATERVLQAAGMSISDIDLFEVNEAFASVVLRFIQAFDADTNKVNVNGGAIAMGHPLGGTGAMILSALLDEMERTDKETGLATLCIGSGMGAATILERV
- a CDS encoding acyl-CoA dehydrogenase C-terminal domain-containing protein yields the protein MPSYIAPTQDMAFLLHDVLKADQSDIPGYADLERDFTSAVLEEAGKVASEVLTPLNVVGDQEGCRLENGVVYTPTGFKGAFEQMKEGGWTGLDMPEEFGGQNMPVLLGTAVGEMFSAANQAFTMYQGLTHGAASAILAHGTDEQKATYLPKMVSCEWTGTMNLTEPHCGTDLGLMRTKAEPQDDGSYKVSGQKIFISAGDHDMSDNVIHLVLAKIPGGPEGIKGVSLFIVPKFNVNDDGSVGSRNGVSVGNIEKKMGIHGNSTCVMNYDEATGFLLGDMHKGMRAMFTMMNEARLGVAMQGLAQAEAAYQNAVIYAKDRLQGRDVTGTKNPDGPADPLIVHPDIRRSLMDQKSFCEGARAFLLWGAQLIDQAHRSEDKDADGLISLMTPVLKGFLTDQGYDMTVLAQQVYGGHGYIEEHGMSQFTRDARITQIYEGANGVQALDLVGRKLAADGGKPIMAFFEMIKDYCKDQSEDEAMTDFIEPLKTASKHLQASAMYFMQSAAKNPNNALSGSYDFMHLFGHVCLGFMWARQARAALDALATGEGDATFYETKLTTARYYMARRLPATSMHLARIESGADTVMALEADRF
- a CDS encoding glutathione S-transferase family protein, whose translation is MTIKLYCFGESGNAYKAALALELSGLEWEPVFVDFFGGETRSPEFRALNPMGEVPVMVDGDITMTQSGVMQDYISSKSGKLGGRSAAERREILRWQFWDNHKMSSMAGVTRFLMNFLPEDKRPAEVIAFNQGRLKGAYKTLEAELSTRDWLVGDQLTIADISCCGYLFYPEPFGFDRAEWPAIDAWLTRISETPGWKHPYDLMPGSPADRA